From a region of the Salarias fasciatus chromosome 6, fSalaFa1.1, whole genome shotgun sequence genome:
- the tmem184c gene encoding transmembrane protein 184C: protein MPCSCGNWRRWIRPLVVLLYILLLIVVLPLCIWELQKSEVGTHNKAWFIAGIFVFMTIPISLWGILQHLVHYTQPELQKPIIRILWMVPIYSLDSWIALKYPSIAIYVDTCRECYEAYVIYNFMTFLLNYLENQYPSLVLMLEVQEQQKHLPPLCCCPPWPMGEVLLLRCKLGVLQYTVVRPVTTVIALICQLCGVYDEGNFSSTNAWTYLVIFNNMSQLFAMYCLVLFYRALREELSPIKPVGKFLCVKMVVFVSFWQAVFIALLVKVGIISETRTWDWQSVEAVATGLQDFVICVEMFLAAIAHHFSFTYKPYIQEAEEGSCFDSFMAMWDISDVRADISEQVRNVGRTVMGRPRKSYFDEAQNDGERSGLLASASQDAIVEASSNSVSPNGQYQGLGSTLTPHSLSAPAGLSSALWDQGYEAGPEETREEERTHQTKEPAEADLIVIT, encoded by the exons ATGCCGTGCTCCTGTGGGAACTGGAGGAGGTGGATCAGGCCGCTGGTCGTCCTGCTCTATATTCTGCTGCTCATTGTCGTCCTACCGCTTTGCATCTGGGAACTGCAGAAGTCAGAG GTTGGCACGCATAACAAAGCATGGTTCATCGCTGGGATTTTCGTCTTCATGACCATTCCCATATCATTATGGGGCATCCTGCAGCATCTGGTGCACTACACTCAGCCAGAGCTCCAGAAACCTATCATCAG aaTATTATGGATGGTCCCGATCTACAGCTTGGACAGT tggaTCGCACTGAAATACCCAAGCATTGCAATTTACGTGGACACATGCAGAGAGTGCTACGAAGCATATGTCATATACAACTTCATGACCTTCTTGCTCAATTACCTGGAGAACCAGTACCCCAGCCTGGTGTTGATGCTGGAGgtccaggagcagcagaagcacCTGccccctctctgctgctgcccgCCGTGGCCAATGGGAGA GGTGCTGCTGTTGAGATGCAAACTGGGAGTGTTGCAGTACACAGTCGTAAGACCGGTCACTACAGTCATTGCCCT AATCTGTCAGCTGTGTGGCGTCTACGATGAAGGCAATTTCAGCTCTACAAATGCGTGGACGTACCTGGTCATCTTCAACAACATGTCACAGCTG TTTGCCATGTACTGCCTGGTGCTGTTCTATCGAGctctgagagaggagctgagtCCAATCAAGCCAGTTGGCAAATTTCTCTGCGTCAAAATGGTGGTCTTCGTTTCCTTCTG GCAAGCTGTATTCATTGCTCTGCTGGTGAAAGTGGGGATCATCTCAGAGACACGCACATGGGACTGGCAAAGCGTGGAGGCCGTAGCCACTGGATTACAG GATTTTGTCATTTGTGTGGAGATGTTTCTGGCAGCCATTGCACATCACTTCAGCTTCACCTACAAACCTTACATCCAGGAGGCTGAGGAAGGGTCCTGTTTCGACTCTTTCATGGCGATGTGGGACATATCTGACGTACGAGCCGACATTTCTGAACAAGTGCGCAACGTCG GGAGGACAGTCATGGGTCGTCCGAGGAAGTCCTACTTCGACGAGGCGCAGAACGACGGCGAGCGATCCGGCCTGCTCGCCTCGGCCTCTCAGGACGCCATCGTCGAAGCGTCGTCCAACTCGGTGTCCCCTAATGGTCAGTACCAGGGCCTGGGCAGCACTCTCACGCCGCACTCCCTGTCGGCGCCTGCAGGCCTCAGCTCGGCACTGTGGGACCAGGGGTACGAGGCCGGACCCGAGGAAACTCGGGAGGAAGAAAGGACCCACCAAACCAAAGAACCGGCCGAGGCAGACCTCATTGTGATCACTTAA